In Leptospira sp. WS58.C1, a single genomic region encodes these proteins:
- a CDS encoding LIC12048 family lipoprotein: protein MKNLNKYGLGVEILSRFLVGFGIFSTISCFGDFNLWRGGDVDLSKATWLATRTVPLIKDRGGIPGGGTPVIPINDLFSVPPGTKVKAAALMGAIDPTGTTIVNDFDGDGILNQYETTTNVWVADYPMVDSLIAPPITMKVAVLEEGQTTANNVESELNSDDIESTKDEGTEKIHQSELNLKTVQFQDQYSSSASAGASVSGSVSASVSVDTAVASGGANYGASYSASWEASNSMSSTTTKWADRPFKNNIDSDATSVKSNASSQKARQYRSDRSGNTQNKVTTQPNGGYVRAALYIKNQSVNMPVKLKHILCSLMFESPTGELVPVESFELYNADGSVFEIEVYGGSEFGPYVIERTNLNSVEIERAIAGGFTPKIYIVDYEMTHVEDSNYRSALLNYSGDNLKIIEENAKGRTSLVKIIGPSKREMFRVAAFDASDANNSDPCKTTSAVSLTPGITLERALQKIACSGVEIEFDDYVIDYTEVAPTLGQSRVHMRGIKSIGGIQTSIPCEKDAQGNYIPYTGSDGVVRKACVQKPVSKWTQEEMDKAGVWAVYSKGRYYAPSSYIQDPDPNDSTKKVNRKFDASSPNAAYMLQGINSIIWPGDNYDLVYVSVKDLVQKQNQFGTNPLETGKTFKMNSLWDLKSIGKHPYYADSRSWFLGDAGLGEKIQLEVKLDSTNYLTPNFGTPQTSGLMQYFTNFTYNLLKQDKKFTAEEALDIEISLGFGGTRSDWYHVLRDLIPSNGTDPYKLKSCGKSIDFEAQVFKLCFQLPTQHPFVDGDGAIVKLYIRPSLNNAYRKTAWPLRYSEVRKVQGNLYAPIAINDTTILVANDTIHASVAGSFAQNDVLRIPGDSQAYTISTSPVSKSCEPNSTVAPYCTEITVSPAIKKVSERTTTVYVHAGLTAPEMRLTVESGFYESWNTQYTSLPADGLWETPQFLQLMTGNGSITCSTNPSHSACLGFSPDFNVINWMGGYNKGVAHWNSWADGSDLTNFAGTVLPALTSNTGKVFKIEATNKDFDFSLNSTANIPTEVINVSNGKGQILTIWKIGQELKGRAYDPRLGTSSEVVSITANASGKFVAKSIPDNSTGEVMLMYETGVLATNGSLVYHSIKVESYEDTNNPSNNQTYIILGTSGTVTTGRIYPATNVTSSIDIAGGADGRYLVFWNHASTAISAQTVQYRLLSPDGSGGFTIYTPSNSTYISIAASTGTAYNRSQIFASSGYMGMVSILTSTGNNYNINTGFMDFPGGGIRTPLLIDSCSSSCTVGGLPTTLIANDVIRLQTYTSGITGWLDGNGIAWVRGRSLIEGGGTAGSALGAKYQIDPDNTSTNKIFDFRITTVSNDYALASYTRGNRIYMRPISFLDATAVGSPVLMDMATSASAKKSGGIVYSITNSAPKFFSFWEHTDSISGKKSIRGRFGSLADLTKPEGISEVYVSASNEYDQTSPTAAAGVSVIPGQGAAVGGGVFVSWLSADPAKPVVRSASIDLENQNKLIYKENNFFVAPLIERDYILKASISTR from the coding sequence ATGAAAAATTTAAATAAATACGGATTAGGCGTAGAAATTTTATCCCGTTTTCTCGTTGGCTTTGGAATATTTTCCACGATCAGTTGTTTCGGTGATTTTAATCTTTGGAGAGGAGGAGATGTAGATCTATCCAAGGCTACTTGGCTTGCAACTAGAACAGTCCCTTTAATCAAGGATAGAGGGGGGATTCCAGGTGGAGGGACTCCGGTAATCCCGATCAATGATCTATTTAGTGTTCCTCCTGGAACGAAAGTGAAAGCTGCTGCGTTGATGGGAGCGATCGATCCTACAGGAACGACAATCGTAAACGATTTCGACGGGGACGGAATACTGAACCAGTACGAGACTACTACCAATGTTTGGGTGGCCGATTATCCGATGGTGGATTCGCTCATTGCTCCGCCAATTACTATGAAAGTAGCCGTTTTAGAAGAAGGCCAAACGACGGCGAACAATGTTGAGAGCGAATTAAATTCAGATGATATTGAGTCCACTAAAGATGAAGGAACCGAAAAAATTCATCAGAGTGAATTGAATTTAAAAACCGTACAATTCCAGGATCAATATAGTTCTTCGGCTAGTGCTGGTGCGAGTGTAAGCGGTAGTGTTTCAGCGAGCGTTTCGGTGGATACTGCAGTTGCCTCTGGAGGAGCCAATTATGGGGCAAGTTATAGTGCAAGCTGGGAAGCAAGCAATTCCATGTCTAGTACTACTACAAAATGGGCAGATAGACCATTTAAAAACAATATCGATTCTGATGCGACTTCCGTTAAGTCCAATGCTTCCAGCCAAAAGGCAAGGCAATACAGATCCGATCGATCCGGCAATACACAGAATAAAGTGACGACTCAGCCGAATGGAGGTTATGTTAGGGCGGCATTGTACATTAAGAATCAATCCGTGAATATGCCCGTAAAACTTAAACATATACTTTGTTCTTTGATGTTTGAATCACCAACAGGAGAATTAGTTCCTGTAGAAAGTTTCGAGTTATATAATGCGGATGGAAGTGTATTCGAGATCGAAGTATATGGAGGATCCGAATTTGGACCATATGTGATCGAACGAACCAACTTGAATAGTGTCGAGATTGAGAGAGCGATTGCTGGAGGATTTACTCCTAAGATCTACATCGTAGATTATGAGATGACCCATGTGGAGGATTCGAATTACAGATCCGCGTTACTAAATTATTCCGGAGATAATTTAAAGATAATAGAAGAGAATGCTAAAGGTAGAACATCTTTAGTTAAAATTATCGGACCAAGTAAGCGCGAAATGTTCCGTGTGGCTGCCTTTGACGCAAGTGACGCAAATAATTCCGATCCTTGTAAAACTACTTCTGCTGTTAGTTTAACCCCAGGGATTACCCTAGAAAGAGCTCTACAAAAGATAGCCTGTTCAGGAGTAGAGATTGAATTTGATGACTACGTAATCGATTACACGGAAGTGGCTCCGACTCTAGGCCAATCCAGGGTGCATATGCGAGGAATCAAATCTATCGGGGGAATACAAACATCGATCCCATGTGAGAAGGATGCACAAGGAAATTATATTCCCTATACAGGTTCCGATGGAGTGGTGCGTAAAGCCTGTGTTCAAAAACCTGTAAGCAAATGGACTCAGGAAGAAATGGATAAAGCAGGGGTTTGGGCTGTTTATTCCAAAGGAAGATATTATGCCCCTAGCTCTTATATACAAGATCCAGATCCGAATGATTCTACAAAAAAAGTAAACCGTAAGTTCGATGCAAGTTCTCCCAATGCCGCTTATATGCTCCAAGGGATCAATTCGATTATTTGGCCGGGGGATAATTACGACTTAGTTTATGTTTCCGTAAAGGACTTGGTCCAGAAACAGAATCAGTTTGGGACGAATCCTTTGGAGACAGGTAAGACATTCAAAATGAATAGTCTTTGGGATCTCAAGTCTATTGGAAAACACCCTTATTATGCGGACAGCCGTTCTTGGTTCTTGGGTGATGCTGGACTTGGGGAAAAAATACAGTTGGAAGTAAAGCTGGACAGCACCAACTACCTTACTCCGAATTTTGGAACACCGCAAACTAGCGGGTTGATGCAGTATTTTACGAATTTTACATATAATCTTTTGAAGCAGGATAAAAAATTCACTGCAGAAGAAGCATTAGATATAGAGATAAGTTTGGGATTCGGGGGAACTCGATCAGACTGGTATCATGTCTTAAGAGATTTGATACCGAGCAATGGAACTGATCCGTATAAACTGAAAAGTTGCGGAAAGAGTATAGATTTCGAAGCCCAAGTATTCAAACTTTGTTTCCAATTGCCTACACAACATCCGTTCGTAGACGGAGATGGTGCGATCGTAAAATTGTATATCCGGCCTTCTTTAAATAACGCATATCGTAAAACCGCATGGCCTTTAAGATATTCGGAAGTGAGAAAAGTACAGGGAAATCTCTATGCTCCGATTGCAATCAATGACACTACAATACTTGTAGCAAATGACACTATTCATGCTTCAGTTGCAGGATCCTTTGCTCAAAATGATGTATTGCGCATACCAGGAGATAGCCAAGCTTATACGATCAGTACTAGTCCGGTCAGCAAATCGTGTGAACCGAATAGCACCGTGGCGCCTTATTGTACGGAAATTACCGTATCTCCTGCGATCAAGAAAGTATCCGAAAGAACAACTACCGTATATGTGCATGCAGGATTAACCGCTCCGGAAATGAGACTAACTGTCGAAAGCGGTTTTTACGAGAGCTGGAACACACAGTATACGAGTCTACCGGCTGACGGTTTATGGGAAACTCCTCAATTTTTACAGCTTATGACTGGAAATGGATCGATTACTTGTTCAACCAATCCATCTCATTCCGCTTGTTTAGGATTCTCTCCGGACTTCAATGTGATCAACTGGATGGGAGGTTATAATAAAGGGGTCGCTCATTGGAATTCCTGGGCAGACGGTTCTGACTTAACAAATTTCGCAGGAACAGTTTTACCGGCTCTTACTTCGAATACAGGAAAAGTATTCAAGATAGAGGCAACGAATAAGGATTTCGATTTTAGTTTGAATTCTACGGCAAATATTCCTACGGAAGTAATTAACGTTTCAAATGGAAAAGGTCAAATATTAACGATTTGGAAAATAGGACAGGAGTTGAAAGGAAGAGCGTATGATCCTCGCCTGGGAACTTCCTCCGAAGTCGTCAGCATAACGGCAAACGCATCCGGAAAATTCGTTGCAAAGAGTATCCCGGACAATTCTACGGGGGAAGTTATGTTAATGTATGAAACTGGGGTTTTGGCAACGAACGGCTCTTTGGTATATCATTCGATTAAGGTGGAATCGTACGAGGATACGAATAATCCATCAAATAATCAGACCTATATCATCTTAGGAACGAGTGGTACGGTTACTACGGGAAGGATCTACCCTGCTACGAATGTTACTTCTTCGATCGATATTGCCGGTGGTGCTGATGGAAGGTATCTTGTATTCTGGAATCATGCATCCACTGCAATAAGCGCTCAAACAGTACAATACAGGCTCTTGAGTCCGGATGGTAGCGGAGGTTTTACTATATATACTCCGAGTAATAGCACATATATTTCTATCGCTGCGAGTACCGGAACTGCTTACAATAGATCTCAAATTTTCGCGAGCAGCGGATATATGGGTATGGTGAGTATTCTGACTTCTACAGGGAATAACTATAATATTAATACCGGCTTTATGGACTTTCCTGGCGGTGGGATTAGGACTCCTTTATTAATAGATTCCTGTAGTTCTTCTTGTACTGTCGGAGGTCTCCCTACTACATTAATTGCGAATGATGTAATTAGATTACAAACTTATACGAGCGGTATCACAGGTTGGTTAGATGGAAACGGAATCGCCTGGGTTAGAGGACGTTCCCTAATTGAAGGAGGAGGTACCGCTGGCTCTGCTTTAGGTGCAAAATATCAAATCGATCCGGACAATACTTCTACAAATAAGATCTTCGACTTCAGGATTACGACGGTGAGTAATGATTATGCGTTAGCCTCTTATACTAGAGGAAATCGCATATACATGAGACCGATTTCCTTCCTAGATGCGACGGCTGTCGGAAGTCCTGTCCTAATGGATATGGCTACAAGTGCGAGCGCTAAGAAGTCAGGTGGTATCGTCTATTCCATTACAAATTCTGCACCTAAGTTCTTCAGTTTCTGGGAACATACTGATTCAATTTCCGGGAAGAAAAGTATTCGTGGAAGATTTGGAAGTTTAGCGGATCTGACAAAACCGGAGGGAATTTCAGAAGTATATGTGAGTGCCTCCAATGAGTATGACCAAACGAGTCCTACTGCGGCAGCGGGGGTTTCCGTTATACCAGGGCAAGGGGCAGCAGTTGGGGGTGGGGTCTTTGTTTCCTGGCTTTCTGCTGATCCTGCAAAACCTGTGGTAAGAAGCGCTTCGATCGATTTAGAAAATCAGAATAAATTGATATATAAGGAAAATAACTTCTTCGTTGCTCCTTTAATTGAAAGAGACTATATCCTGAAAGCGAGTATATCCACTCGTTAG